One window of the Solanum stenotomum isolate F172 chromosome 11, ASM1918654v1, whole genome shotgun sequence genome contains the following:
- the LOC125844189 gene encoding GTPase LSG1-2, with product MGKGEKTSLGRALVKHHNQMIQQSKEKGRVYRNHNKKVLESVTEVTDLEAVIEQTDEAHRLYSDLNPPVNLLVNLDSGSSTGDMGPEERLKQQKKEEALHASSLRVPRRPPWNTRMSVEELDINERQAFLAWRRNLARLEENEKLVLTPFEKNLDIWRQLWRVVERSDLLVMVVDARDPLFYRCPDLEAYALEVDQHKKTMLLVNKADLLPISIRKKWAEYFHQQGILFLFWSAKAASAALSASEVPTSSQEAGDADTKILGREELLARLQSAAEEIVLTRNRSASHADENLAADVQSRSVMVGFVGYPNVGKSSTINALVGEKRAGVTSTPGKTKHFQTLVISPKLTLCDCPGLVFPSFTSSRYEMIACGVLPIDRITEHREAVQVVANRVPRKIIEDVYNISLPKPKPYEPQSRPPTAAELLRAYCASRGYVASSGLPDETRATRQMLKDYVDGKLPHFEMPPGELDDEASEEEDEVVTEDADGPIMSGSDEDEDDDDDDDDEDEDDEDINAHLDHVLSDLSTFDMANGLASNQAARKKKPSTAPHKQHKKTQRKKDRSWRVQNGEGDGMPVVRVFRKAANTGPVNVR from the exons ATGGGTAAAGGAGAGAAAACTTCGTTAGGTAGGGCACTGGTGAAACACCATAATCAGATGATTCAGCAATCGAAAGAGAAGGGTCGAGTTTATAGGAATCATAATAAGAAGGTTCTGGAATCTGTAACTGAAGTTACTGATTTAGAAGCTGTAATAGAACAGACAGATGAAGCTCACCGCCTCTATTCTGACCTTAATCCTCCTGTCAATCTTCTCGTCAATCT GGACTCTGGCTCTAGTACTGGTGATATGGGACCTGAAGAAAGATTGAAGCAGCAGAAGAAAGAGGAGGCTTTGCATGCTAGTAGTCTTCGTGTTCCACGCAG GCCCCCATGGAATACTAGAATGTCAGTAGAAGAGCTTGATATCAATGAAAGACAAGCTTTTCTAGCTTGGCGACGCAATCTTGCAAG gCTTGAAGAGAACGAGAAACTGGTTCTCACCCCTTTTGAAAAGAACCTGGATATCTGGAGACAGCTTTGGAGAGTTGTTGAGCGTAGTGATCTG CTTGTAATGGTTGTTGATGCACGAGACCCACTTTTTTATCGGTGTCCTGATCTTGAG GCTTATGCACTAGAAGTCGACCAACACAAAAAAACAATGCTGCTTGTTAACAAAGCAGATCTTTTACCCATTTCTATCAG AAAGAAATGGGCTGAATACTTCCACCAGCAAGGGATTCTTTTTCTGTTCTGGTCAGCTAAAGCTGCCTCTGCTGCTCTCAGTGCTTCAGAAGTACCAACGAGCTCTCAGGAGGCAGGTGATGCTGATACAAAAATATTAGGCAGGGAGGAGCTATTGGCCCGTTTACAGTCTGCAGCAGAGGAGATAGTTTTGACTAGGAATAGGTCAGCTTCTCATGCTGATGAGAACTTGGCAGCAGATGTTCAATCTAGAAGTGTGATGGTGGGGTTTGTGGGGTATCCTAATGTTGGGAAAAGTTCAACCATTAATGCTTTGGTGGGGGAAAAACGAGCTGGTGTGACATCTACTCCCGGGAAGACAAAGCATTTCCAAACACTTGTGATTTCTCCTAAACTTACTCTATGTGATTGCCCGGGTTTAGTGTTTCCATCATTCACAAGTTCGAGATATGAGATGATTGCATGTGGTGTTTTGCCAATTGACCGGATCACTGAGCATCGAGAGGCTGTACAGGTGGTGGCAAATCGAGTCCCTAGAAAAATTATCGAGGATGTCTACAACATATCTCTACCGAAACCAAAGCCATATGAGCCACAGTCTCGCCCACCTACTGCTGCAGAACTTTTAAGAGCATACTGTGCGTCTCGTGGTTATGTTGCTTCAAGCGGATTGCCTGATGAAACAAGAGCAACACGCCAGATGTTGAAGGATTATGTTGATGGGAAGCTGCCTCACTTTGAAATGCCTCCGGGAGAATTAGACGATGAAGCTAGTGAAGAGGAGGATGAAGTTGTTACAGAGGATGCTGATGGACCTATAATGTCTGGTTCTGATGAagatgaggatgatgatgatgatgatgatgatgaggatgaggatgatGAGGACATTAATGCACATCTAGATCATGTTCTGAGTGATTTAAGTACATTTGATATGGCCAATGGACTTGCTTCTAACCAGGCAGCTCGTAAAAAGAAGCCCTCTACTGCTCCCCATAAACAACACAAGAAAACACAGAGAAAGAAAGACCGGTCATGGAGAGTCCAGAACGGTGAAGGGGATGGGATGCCAGTAGTAAGAGTCTTCAGGAAAGCAGCAAACACTGGACCTGTAAACGTTCGGTAG
- the LOC125844186 gene encoding serine/threonine-protein phosphatase BSL3-like isoform X1: protein MDVDSTMVSESDHDPTVQNDSSTSEQQLNDESSTSLQQQSSQTQQQQQQSSSSSSPAVAGPRCAPTYSVVHEVIEKKEDGPGPRCGHTLTAVPAVGEEGSPNYIGPRLILFGGATALEGNSAASGTPSSAGSAGIRLAGATADVHCYDVLTNKWSRITPIGEPPTPRAAHVATAVGTMVVIQGGIGPAGLSAEDLHVLDLTQQRPRWHRVVVQGPGPGPRYGHVMALVGQRYLMAIGGNDGKRPLADVWALDTAAKPYEWRKLEPEGEGPPPCMYATASARSDGLLLLCGGRDANSVPLASAYGLAKHRDGRWEWAIAPGVSPSPRYQHAAVFVNARLHVSGGALGGGRMVEDSSSVAVLDTAAGVWCDTKSVVTSPRTGRFSADAAGGDAAVELTRRCRHAAAAVGDLIFIYGGLRGGVLLDDLLVAEDLAAAETTSAASHAAAAAANLQDGRLAGRYGFGDERTRQTVPDAVNDGSVVLGNAVAPPVNGDMYTDISTENVMLQGSRRLSKGVEYLVEASAAEAEAITATLAAAKARQQGNGEVELPDRDGGAEATPSGKAASTSINLDSSGSNNSAPTGVRLHHRAIVVAAETGGALGGMVRQLSIDQFENEGRRVSYGTPENVTAARKLLDRQMSINSVPKKLITHLLKPRGWKPPVRREFFLDCNEIADLCDSAERIFASEPTVLQLRAPIKIFGDLHGQFGDLMRLFDEYGSPSTAGDIAYIDYLFLGDYVDRGQHSLETITLLLALKVEYPHNIHLIRGNHEASDINALFGFRIECIERLGERDGIWAWHRINRLFNWLPLAALIEKKIICMHGGIGRSINHVEQIESIQRPITMEAGSIVLMDLLWSDPTENDSVEGLRPNARGPGLVTFGPDRVMEFCNNNDLQLIVRAHECVMDGFERFAQGHLITLFSATNYCGTANNAGAILVLGRDLVVVPKLIHPIPPISSPENSPERHIEDTWMQELNANRPPTPTRGRPQVANDRGSFAWT from the exons ATGGATGTGGATTCAACTATGGTATCGGAATCCGATCACGATCCGACTGTTCAGAATGATAGTTCGACGTCGGAACAACAGCTTAATGATGAATCTTCAACTTCGTTGCAGCAGCAAAGTTCACAAACTCAGCAACAGCAGCAGcaaagtagtagtagtagtagtccTGCTGTTGCGGGACCAAGGTGTGCTCCGACTTATTCGGTGGTGCACGAAGTGATAGAGAAAAAGGAGGATGGTCCAGGGCCGAGGTGTGGGCATACGTTAACGGCTGTACCAGCTGTTGGTGAAGAAGGTTCTCCTAATTATATTGGTCCTAGGCTTATTCTTTTTGGTGGTGCTACTGCTCTTGAGGGAAATTCGGCTGCTTCTGGAACTCCGTCATCTGCTGGAAGTGCTGGAATTC GCTTAGCAGGGGCTACTGCTGATGTGCACTGTTATGATGTTTTGACGAATAAATGGTCTAG GATCACTCCCATTGGAGAGCCACCCACACCAAGGGCTGCACATGTTGCTACAGCTGTGGGAACTATGGTTGTTATTCAG GGTGGAATCGGTCCAGCTGGTTTGTCAGCTGAGgatcttcacgttctggaccttACTCAACAACGGCCAAGATGGCACAG GGTTGTGGTGCAAGGACCTGGTCCAGGTCCGCGTTATGGACACGTCATGGCTTTGGTAGGGCAAAGATATCTCATGGCAATTGGCGGAAATGATG GAAAACGGCCTCTAGCGGATGTTTGGGCTTTGGACACGGCTGCCAAGCCATATGAATGGCGGAAGTTGGAACCGGAGGGTGAAGGTCCACCTCCTTGCAT GTATGCAACTGCAAGTGCACGCTCAGATGGTCTTCTTCTCCTCTGTGGAGGGAGGGATGCCAATAGCGTG CCTCTGGCAAGTGCTTATGGACTTGCCAAACATAGAGATGGACGTTGGGAATGGGCCATTGCCCCTGGTGTGTCACCCTCCCCCAGATATCAACATGCTGCa GTTTTTGTTAATGCTCGGCTGCATGTATCTGGAGGGGCACTTGGTGGTGGACGCATGGTGGAGGACTCATCCAGTGTTGCGG TTCTTGATACAGCTGCAGGAGTGTGGTGTGACACAAAATCTGTTGTGACTAGTCCTAGGACTGGCAGATTCAGTGCAGATGCAGCTGGTGGAGACGCTGCTGTTGAATTGACCAGACGCTGTAGGCATGCAGCTGCTGCTGTTGGGGACTTGATATTTATCTATGGTGGTCTACGTGGTG GTGTACTGCTGGATGACTTGCTTGTTGCTGAAGACTTGGCTGCCGCAGAAACAACAAGTGCAGCTTCACATGCCGCAGCTGCTGCCGCCAATCTACAAGATGGCAGGCTTGCTGGGAGGTATGGTTTTGGTGATGAAAGAACAAGGCAAACAGTTCCTGATGCAGTTAATGATGGTTCTGTTGTACTGGGAAATGCTGTTGCTCCCCCTGTAAATGGTGATATGTATACTGATATAAGTACTGAGAATGTCATGCTTCAAGGATCTCG GAGACTCAGCAAAGGTGTTGAATATTTAGTGGAGGCCTCTGCAGCAGAAGCTGAGGCTATTACTGCTACACTAGCAGCTGCCAAAGCTCGACAGCAAGGTAATGGAGAAGTCGAACTTCCTGATAGGGATGGTGGAGCAGAGGCTACACCAAGTGGAAAAGCAGCATCTACTTCGATCAATTTAGATTCTTCCGGATCGAATAATTCTGCCCCAACTGGAGTCCGTCTTCATCATCGTGCA ATAGTTGTAGCTGCAGAGACTGGTGGTGCTCTTGGTGGTATGGTACGACAGCTTTCTATCGATCAATTTGAAAATGAAGGCCGGCGAGTCAGTTATGGAACCCCAGAAAATGTCACGGCAGCACGAAAACTTTTGGATCGACAAATGTCCATCAACAGTGTTCCGAAAAAG CTGATCACCCATCTTTTGAAGCCTCGGGGTTGGAAGCCGCCTGTGCGACGAGAGTTTTTTTTGGACTGCAATGAGATCGCCGATCTTTGTGATAGTGCCGAAAGAATATTTGCTAGTGAACCTACTGTTTTACAGCTAAGGGCTCCTATTAAGATATTTGGCGACTTACATGGGCAATTTGGGGATCTCATGCGTCTTTTTGACGAGTATGGTTCCCCGTCAACTGCTGGGGATATTGC GTATATTGATTACCTCTTCTTGGGAGATTATGTTGATAGGGGCCAGCACAGCTTGGAGACCATTACTCTTCTCCTTGCTTTAAAG GTCGAGTATCCTCACAATATACATTTAATACGTGGGAACCATGAAGCTTCAGATATAAATGCGCTCTTTGGCTTTCGAATTGAGTGCATTGAACGCCTG GGTGAGAGAGATGGAATCTGGGCATGGCATCGGATTAATAGATTGTTCAACTGGCTTCCTCTGGCTGCCCTgattgagaaaaaaatcatcTGTATGCATGGTGGGATTGGAAGGTCCATTAATCACGTTGAGCAAATAGAGAGTATCCAGCGTCCTATCACTATGGAAGCTGGCTCAATCGTTCTGATGGATTTGTTGTG GTCTGACCCAACAGAAAATGATAGTGTTGAAGGACTAAGACCAAATGCAAGAGGCCCTGGCTTGGTAACTTTTGGG CCCGATCGTGTGATGGAGTTTTGCAACAACAATGATCTTCAACTAATAGTCCGTGCCCACGAATGTGTGATGGATGGCTTTGAAAGATTTGCTCAGGGGCATTTGATTACGCTTTTTTCAGCCACCAATTACTGTG GTACTGCTAACAATGCTGGTGCCATTTTGGTATTGGGTAGAGATCTTGTTGTGGTTCCAAAACTTATCCACCCAATTCCGCCAATTTCATCACCTGAAAATTCACCTGAGCGGCATATAGAAGACACTTGGATGCAG GAGTTAAATGCTAACAGACCCCCTACACCAACCAGAGGCCGTCCCCAAGTTGCCAACGATCGAGGTTCTTTTGCTTGGACTTAG
- the LOC125844186 gene encoding serine/threonine-protein phosphatase BSL3-like isoform X2, translating to MDVDSTMVSESDHDPTVQNDSSTSEQQLNDESSTSLQQQSSQTQQQQQQSSSSSSPAVAGPRCAPTYSVVHEVIEKKEDGPGPRCGHTLTAVPAVGEEGSPNYIGPRLILFGGATALEGNSAASGTPSSAGSAGIRLAGATADVHCYDVLTNKWSRITPIGEPPTPRAAHVATAVGTMVVIQGGIGPAGLSAEDLHVLDLTQQRPRWHRVVVQGPGPGPRYGHVMALVGQRYLMAIGGNDGKRPLADVWALDTAAKPYEWRKLEPEGEGPPPCMYATASARSDGLLLLCGGRDANSVPLASAYGLAKHRDGRWEWAIAPGVSPSPRYQHAAVFVNARLHVSGGALGGGRMVEDSSSVAVLDTAAGVWCDTKSVVTSPRTGRFSADAAGGDAAVELTRRCRHAAAAVGDLIFIYGGLRGGVLLDDLLVAEDLAAAETTSAASHAAAAAANLQDGRLAGRYGFGDERTRQTVPDAVNDGSVVLGNAVAPPVNGDMYTDISTENVMLQGSRRLSKGVEYLVEASAAEAEAITATLAAAKARQQGNGEVELPDRDGGAEATPSGKAASTSINLDSSGSNNSAPTGVRLHHRAIVVAAETGGALGGMVRQLSIDQFENEGRRVSYGTPENVTAARKLLDRQMSINSVPKKLITHLLKPRGWKPPVRREFFLDCNEIADLCDSAERIFASEPTVLQLRAPIKIFGDLHGQFGDLMRLFDEYGSPSTAGDIAYIDYLFLGDYVDRGQHSLETITLLLALKVEYPHNIHLIRGNHEASDINALFGFRIECIERLGERDGIWAWHRINRLFNWLPLAALIEKKIICMHGGIGRSINHVEQIESIQRPITMEAGSIVLMDLLWSDPTENDSVEGLRPNARGPGLVTFGPDRVMEFCNNNDLQLIVRAHECVMDGFERFAQGHLITLFSATNYCGTANNAGAILVLGRDLVVVPKLIHPIPPISSPENSPERHIEDTWMQELNANRPPTPTRGRPQVANDRVICT from the exons ATGGATGTGGATTCAACTATGGTATCGGAATCCGATCACGATCCGACTGTTCAGAATGATAGTTCGACGTCGGAACAACAGCTTAATGATGAATCTTCAACTTCGTTGCAGCAGCAAAGTTCACAAACTCAGCAACAGCAGCAGcaaagtagtagtagtagtagtccTGCTGTTGCGGGACCAAGGTGTGCTCCGACTTATTCGGTGGTGCACGAAGTGATAGAGAAAAAGGAGGATGGTCCAGGGCCGAGGTGTGGGCATACGTTAACGGCTGTACCAGCTGTTGGTGAAGAAGGTTCTCCTAATTATATTGGTCCTAGGCTTATTCTTTTTGGTGGTGCTACTGCTCTTGAGGGAAATTCGGCTGCTTCTGGAACTCCGTCATCTGCTGGAAGTGCTGGAATTC GCTTAGCAGGGGCTACTGCTGATGTGCACTGTTATGATGTTTTGACGAATAAATGGTCTAG GATCACTCCCATTGGAGAGCCACCCACACCAAGGGCTGCACATGTTGCTACAGCTGTGGGAACTATGGTTGTTATTCAG GGTGGAATCGGTCCAGCTGGTTTGTCAGCTGAGgatcttcacgttctggaccttACTCAACAACGGCCAAGATGGCACAG GGTTGTGGTGCAAGGACCTGGTCCAGGTCCGCGTTATGGACACGTCATGGCTTTGGTAGGGCAAAGATATCTCATGGCAATTGGCGGAAATGATG GAAAACGGCCTCTAGCGGATGTTTGGGCTTTGGACACGGCTGCCAAGCCATATGAATGGCGGAAGTTGGAACCGGAGGGTGAAGGTCCACCTCCTTGCAT GTATGCAACTGCAAGTGCACGCTCAGATGGTCTTCTTCTCCTCTGTGGAGGGAGGGATGCCAATAGCGTG CCTCTGGCAAGTGCTTATGGACTTGCCAAACATAGAGATGGACGTTGGGAATGGGCCATTGCCCCTGGTGTGTCACCCTCCCCCAGATATCAACATGCTGCa GTTTTTGTTAATGCTCGGCTGCATGTATCTGGAGGGGCACTTGGTGGTGGACGCATGGTGGAGGACTCATCCAGTGTTGCGG TTCTTGATACAGCTGCAGGAGTGTGGTGTGACACAAAATCTGTTGTGACTAGTCCTAGGACTGGCAGATTCAGTGCAGATGCAGCTGGTGGAGACGCTGCTGTTGAATTGACCAGACGCTGTAGGCATGCAGCTGCTGCTGTTGGGGACTTGATATTTATCTATGGTGGTCTACGTGGTG GTGTACTGCTGGATGACTTGCTTGTTGCTGAAGACTTGGCTGCCGCAGAAACAACAAGTGCAGCTTCACATGCCGCAGCTGCTGCCGCCAATCTACAAGATGGCAGGCTTGCTGGGAGGTATGGTTTTGGTGATGAAAGAACAAGGCAAACAGTTCCTGATGCAGTTAATGATGGTTCTGTTGTACTGGGAAATGCTGTTGCTCCCCCTGTAAATGGTGATATGTATACTGATATAAGTACTGAGAATGTCATGCTTCAAGGATCTCG GAGACTCAGCAAAGGTGTTGAATATTTAGTGGAGGCCTCTGCAGCAGAAGCTGAGGCTATTACTGCTACACTAGCAGCTGCCAAAGCTCGACAGCAAGGTAATGGAGAAGTCGAACTTCCTGATAGGGATGGTGGAGCAGAGGCTACACCAAGTGGAAAAGCAGCATCTACTTCGATCAATTTAGATTCTTCCGGATCGAATAATTCTGCCCCAACTGGAGTCCGTCTTCATCATCGTGCA ATAGTTGTAGCTGCAGAGACTGGTGGTGCTCTTGGTGGTATGGTACGACAGCTTTCTATCGATCAATTTGAAAATGAAGGCCGGCGAGTCAGTTATGGAACCCCAGAAAATGTCACGGCAGCACGAAAACTTTTGGATCGACAAATGTCCATCAACAGTGTTCCGAAAAAG CTGATCACCCATCTTTTGAAGCCTCGGGGTTGGAAGCCGCCTGTGCGACGAGAGTTTTTTTTGGACTGCAATGAGATCGCCGATCTTTGTGATAGTGCCGAAAGAATATTTGCTAGTGAACCTACTGTTTTACAGCTAAGGGCTCCTATTAAGATATTTGGCGACTTACATGGGCAATTTGGGGATCTCATGCGTCTTTTTGACGAGTATGGTTCCCCGTCAACTGCTGGGGATATTGC GTATATTGATTACCTCTTCTTGGGAGATTATGTTGATAGGGGCCAGCACAGCTTGGAGACCATTACTCTTCTCCTTGCTTTAAAG GTCGAGTATCCTCACAATATACATTTAATACGTGGGAACCATGAAGCTTCAGATATAAATGCGCTCTTTGGCTTTCGAATTGAGTGCATTGAACGCCTG GGTGAGAGAGATGGAATCTGGGCATGGCATCGGATTAATAGATTGTTCAACTGGCTTCCTCTGGCTGCCCTgattgagaaaaaaatcatcTGTATGCATGGTGGGATTGGAAGGTCCATTAATCACGTTGAGCAAATAGAGAGTATCCAGCGTCCTATCACTATGGAAGCTGGCTCAATCGTTCTGATGGATTTGTTGTG GTCTGACCCAACAGAAAATGATAGTGTTGAAGGACTAAGACCAAATGCAAGAGGCCCTGGCTTGGTAACTTTTGGG CCCGATCGTGTGATGGAGTTTTGCAACAACAATGATCTTCAACTAATAGTCCGTGCCCACGAATGTGTGATGGATGGCTTTGAAAGATTTGCTCAGGGGCATTTGATTACGCTTTTTTCAGCCACCAATTACTGTG GTACTGCTAACAATGCTGGTGCCATTTTGGTATTGGGTAGAGATCTTGTTGTGGTTCCAAAACTTATCCACCCAATTCCGCCAATTTCATCACCTGAAAATTCACCTGAGCGGCATATAGAAGACACTTGGATGCAG GAGTTAAATGCTAACAGACCCCCTACACCAACCAGAGGCCGTCCCCAAGTTGCCAACGATCGAG TGATATGTACATAG